One segment of Primulina tabacum isolate GXHZ01 chromosome 14, ASM2559414v2, whole genome shotgun sequence DNA contains the following:
- the LOC142524744 gene encoding ATP synthase subunit b', chloroplastic-like, which yields MANMIMASSKAFVNSISPIPTPKLTPLPKIPLPASPKPLQLPTSLKSVPSLLAAAASFTLANVPPSLAEEMEKSQLFDFNLTLPIIAVEFLILMVALDKVYYGPLGKFMDERDASIREKLSSVKDTSAEVKALEEKTAAVMKAARAEISAALNKMKKETQLEVEQKLAEGRKKVELELQEALASLEKQKEDTIKALDSQITALSDEIVKKVLPVS from the coding sequence ATGGCCAACATGATAATGGCCTCCTCCAAAGCCTTTGTCAACAGCATCTCCCCCATCCCCACCCCAAAACTCACTCCTCTTCCCAAAATACCCCTGCCCGCATCCCCTAAACCCCTTCAACTCCCCACCTCTCTCAAGTCTGTCCCTTCCCTCCTCGCCGCCGCTGCCTCCTTCACGCTCGCCAACGTGCCTCCCTCACTGGCCGAGGAAATGGAAAAGTCCCAGCTTTTCGACTTCAATTTGACACTCCCTATCATAGCCGTGGAATTCTTGATCCTCATGGTCGCGTTGGACAAGGTATACTACGGCCCTCTGGGGAAATTCATGGATGAGAGAGACGCCTCCATCAGAGAGAAGCTGAGCAGCGTTAAAGATACTTCAGCGGAGGTGAAGGCGCTGGAGGAGAAAACTGCGGCGGTGATGAAGGCGGCGAGAGCGGAAATATCCGCCGCCCTTAACAAGATGAAGAAGGAAACTCAGCTTGAGGTGGAGCAGAAGCTGGCAGAGGGGAGGAAGAAAGTGGAGCTAGAGCTGCAAGAGGCTCTGGCCAGCTTGGAGAAGCAGAAGGAAGACACCATCAAAGCTCTTGATTCCCAGATTACTGCACTTAGCGACGAAATTGTCAAGAAGGTCCTCCCTGTTTCTTGA